In the Colias croceus chromosome 1, ilColCroc2.1 genome, ttacatttagcgcctagaaatgactgaaaatacacaaactagtgctttttttgctgttggtatactaccttttcgaaaattgagctggtaacactgaacattatcgtccgatagttcacgggaatatcggtgttggctccgatatccgatatcggactggacaatgtgaaagacaggtacgtaaatcatacattttacttagcctccgatatcggatatcggctatcggcgtccgatatccgatatcggaccggacaatgtgaaaacgctcttacAGATCATAATGCGACTCAGTGGAGCACAATGCCGAATTATGCAAACGCACGAGCTGGTTGCGCTAAGTtcagtgttgaaaaaaaaaatattcatagaatGCAATAACCTcattaatgtgtaaataaagtggtatacataataattggttgaaaactttttacggttaagtattttaaataatttggattttgattatttcattaacatattttatttcaatgtttgtaccttcatccatacttatatttatttttcacaatttgaattaactttgattatttcgaaaaaactacaatgaaacgaaagctttaaatttttttctaacaaTGTGCTGTAGTTGGAACATTCAACGTTAAGCATTATGCCGCCTAATGCGCTCTAAAGTCCGTTCGCGTTAAGAAAATAgtgctgtaattggaaaacaccATAGATCTGTGGAAAACACGGTATAACTTGCTATTTTGCTATATAGAGTATAGAGCTAACTATTTTCTTAATCAAATCTCATTCAAAAAAACAgtaactacctacataatatatgaatgtttgttacttttgaaaagtttttaaaacttacttCCATATGTTTTCTAACATTTCCCAGTTCTTCTATTCTCCTTTTTAAACCATCATTGGAACTTTTTATATCTAGTATTAAAGCATACCACTTTTGCACGGCAAAATTATCCCAATGCGTATCTAATTCTTTagcaattatattataagcctTTGTTATAAGTTCGCATTTGTACTCTTGATTATATTTTGGAAGTTTTGCCATATTGTATAAAACACGGCATAAGCgccattttatttctatatcatcctgtttctgtaataaattatgtttaaaaaaaaaaacaaagacaTAGATATAGTAGAAGGTacgattcaaacttaatggcggCTTGGAAAATCGTACGATCCGATGCGCAGAAAACAATTTTCTGTGCGCACTGCGCACCCGCACTCGCACCTGCACCTACTTCCAAACCGCCATTAAGTTTAAATCGAACTGTACCTACGTACTATAATTATTGGTACCTATGTACTAATAATTCCTGAGATTCCTATTgccactttatatttttattctaaagAATTTTATTCTAGATTGCCCtgttataagtaggtacttaataaaaaGTGTAGGTAGATATGttaataacatttaacatTCCGAGAAGAGTACGTCGAAATGTTgcgtattaaattattatcttttagcCATATATACCTACAACCGTAGAAATCTAAGTAACAAGACactgttatttagatttctatgccTAACCAATTAACCATAATTGGAAGAATGCCATCCATTGCCGTTCATAGTAGGTACAATCAAACTGCACGATAGTAGGTGCGTTGTGCTGTTTTTGAAGATCGATTGTTATGTAACTTTATACTATACCTTTTTAcataagaaaaagaaacagcatttaattgcaataatcAATATCAATTgcgtaaattaaaattagcaGTCGCGTTGATGGGCGTTTTTATGGACTAAGCTATTTCAAATTTTTGAAGGTATTTGATATTTAGCATtttagcattcaaatgctaaAATTTTCTCACAGTTGTGGGTAGTTTCTGCACTTCCTCATATTTAAACTGTGGTAAAACTCACCCGTAAAAGtatttaggtataatattttaaccagtatttataatttaattgcacaGATATAGATTTGCTATCaacattatttcttttacacaATTAAATAACTGTTAAGTACCAcaatttatatctatactaatattataaagcttaagagtttgtttgcttcaacgcgctaatctcgggaactactggtctgatttgaaaaattatttctgtgttagatagcccatttatcaaggaaggctataggctataggatttatatcatctcgctaagaccaacaggagtggagtaCTGCGGGTAacccgcggagcacagctagtcataCATGAAGCAATAACCCAACACCATTTGTTGATCATTATACTATAAAGCTTACatatcatattaattatgCTTTACCTCATAACCACACAAAATTTTATGACATTCTTCATATTTTCCCGACTCAAATAAACGATCTGCAACCTCAATTACAGATGGTGTCAAATCGACTTTGGTTTCAGgagatagttttaattttgtaggccaaataaacataacaacCAAAGGCTTATAGAAtgatttaattgaataattagcaTGTTTAACCtgtaacaatatttaaaattactaaatataagaaaactaatacctattatatttactttacaGTTTcaccaaatataaaattagctattttttaaattatctgttttccaagttttttaataataataattatttgttaatattaattgtactACTTGCCGTTTCCATTAGCtgcttaaatttatattttctgctATTTTGTAGAATTGATCTATAGAAAAAACTTTcccaaatgtatttattaacaaattgtagcctcattttatttaaataggtatttaagatctgtatactatttttatataatttttctttataagaaGACACACATC is a window encoding:
- the LOC123696261 gene encoding regulator of microtubule dynamics protein 1-like, with the protein product MFIWPTKLKLSPETKVDLTPSVIEVADRLFESGKYEECHKILCGYEKQDDIEIKWRLCRVLYNMAKLPKYNQEYKCELITKAYNIIAKELDTHWDNFAVQKWYALILDIKSSNDGLKRRIEELGNVRKHMELAIKLNPNDATLLHMLGEWCYQVTEVPWHQRKTAETLFAALPHSTYEDALEYFLKAEEAQPRFYSINLLRLGSCYLKLKKEDQAKYYLKLAASYPAKSNDDHHANKEATELLKKIKRK